A stretch of the Orcinus orca chromosome 1, mOrcOrc1.1, whole genome shotgun sequence genome encodes the following:
- the CTXND2 gene encoding cortexin domain containing 2 produces the protein MDDSSLSSSVDVDKGFAIAFVVLLFLFLMVMIFRCAKLVKNPYKASSTATESSLS, from the coding sequence ATGGATGATTCAAGCCTGTCCAGCAGTGTTGATGTAGACAAAGGCTTTGCCATTgcctttgttgttcttctttttttgttcctaATGGTGATGATTTTTCGGTGTGCCAAGTTGGTGAAGAATCCCTATAAGGCCAGCTCCACAGCCACAGAATCATCTCTGAGCTGA